A genomic stretch from Sulfurimonas sediminis includes:
- a CDS encoding SAF domain-containing protein, with product MKNRKTRIIMGIMVGLVLFSSSVALLLYLKQEKMKEDKGTKVEVYVAAKKIHKGDVLNADSLKKATLSKNYITFNPLTDVEIIGRYANVDIYKGEPVRPEKIVAIPPKTKQKAEATKQKKKEKQAQPQKTEAPQQVTKDTLSVALSLFRNQDTSLRSGDFVDIACAIPSTNKKTPDLFYTKYVALHVKIDSFVTNGNRQTKLLSYNEKQMAVKADSVILQMVPKEIKNFLAYYYKTQALNSKRVYNLHNYGGQLWMIKTPKEINTKLQKQKELLLVDRKVFKKQRKKHVQRVKISYEN from the coding sequence ATGAAAAATAGAAAAACAAGAATAATCATGGGAATCATGGTCGGATTGGTGCTTTTTAGCTCATCAGTAGCACTGCTTTTATACCTGAAACAGGAAAAAATGAAAGAAGACAAAGGAACAAAAGTTGAAGTTTATGTTGCGGCAAAAAAGATACACAAAGGGGATGTCCTCAATGCAGACTCTCTCAAAAAAGCCACTCTTTCCAAAAACTATATCACTTTTAATCCTTTGACAGACGTGGAGATTATAGGCCGGTATGCCAATGTCGATATTTACAAAGGTGAGCCTGTTCGTCCTGAAAAGATTGTTGCGATACCACCAAAAACCAAGCAGAAAGCAGAAGCAACAAAGCAAAAGAAAAAAGAAAAACAGGCACAGCCTCAAAAGACAGAAGCACCACAGCAGGTCACCAAAGACACACTCTCAGTTGCACTCTCTCTTTTTAGAAATCAGGACACATCTCTGCGTTCGGGAGATTTTGTAGATATAGCCTGTGCCATTCCTTCTACAAACAAAAAAACTCCGGATCTCTTTTACACAAAATATGTCGCTTTACATGTAAAGATAGACAGCTTTGTCACCAACGGAAACAGACAGACAAAACTTCTGAGCTACAATGAAAAGCAAATGGCTGTCAAAGCAGACAGTGTTATATTGCAAATGGTACCAAAAGAGATTAAAAACTTTTTGGCATATTACTACAAAACACAGGCACTCAACAGCAAGCGAGTCTATAACCTTCACAACTACGGAGGGCAGTTATGGATGATAAAAACACCCAAGGAGATCAACACCAAACTGCAAAAACAAAAAGAGTTGCTCCTCGTAGACAGAAAAGTGTTTAAAAAACAGAGAAAAAAACATGTACAAAGAGTGAAAATATCTTATGAAAACTAA
- a CDS encoding type II and III secretion system protein family protein, whose amino-acid sequence MKKILLLLGICLHLFANDILVFNNEYQVLPLQKKIKKLIVGNRENINVSLLESTAKGSLLKIFGKKTGNTSILIIYRDNSIENYHVYVNENLGYIQKMINIIEPNLSLSMVGNDSTVITGVFKDPHDKKRIYEILKKGGVDTDKLMDLTKTRRVNKMIRTKLYLISVDNQRAKDLGGVTGLGFFNKYVNATANTGAANSATFSGFLLDNLGNFTTATGKSVLATLNFLQSKGVANILDDTVLITTEDKNATFRVGGELYIPTGIIQNTGTAPTIQVTEKEYGLKLTLTSKFMQTEGYMHINVDIQDSAIDTNPANNVALGAGISIPSFISKNIQTNVVVKSEQVIALGGRLHSENSKSEEKIPLFGDIPLLGELFKHKVENLNTTDLIFLLVPEIVDVNEEIDDTDFYKNFKAQSSVFHAKVTDTPKKTPYTEQKTIEAAPSEVSHISFPAPIIIDEEESLQTPPEENPTQQTQQTEQKTAQKTQIAAQKTHELTMTMPKKKETEVKKETKPSLQTYVVNTKKIFLRKKPVNGKRVDVWKEGHKFTSDISKTVNGASWLKVKQDCYSTCKDVNASVWISQKYTKTL is encoded by the coding sequence ATGAAAAAAATACTACTACTGTTGGGAATTTGTCTGCATCTTTTTGCAAATGATATCCTTGTCTTTAACAATGAGTACCAGGTCCTACCCTTGCAAAAAAAGATCAAAAAACTCATAGTCGGTAATAGAGAAAATATTAACGTTTCTCTTTTGGAGAGTACGGCAAAAGGAAGTTTGCTTAAAATATTTGGCAAAAAAACGGGTAATACCTCTATTCTTATCATCTACAGGGACAACTCTATAGAAAATTATCATGTCTATGTGAATGAGAATCTCGGCTATATTCAAAAAATGATCAATATCATTGAGCCGAATCTCTCTCTGAGCATGGTCGGCAATGACTCTACCGTCATCACCGGTGTATTTAAAGATCCGCATGACAAAAAAAGAATTTATGAGATTTTGAAAAAAGGCGGTGTAGATACAGACAAACTGATGGATTTGACAAAAACACGCAGAGTCAACAAAATGATTCGTACAAAACTCTACCTCATTTCCGTAGACAACCAAAGAGCAAAAGATTTGGGTGGTGTTACCGGACTGGGATTTTTCAACAAATATGTCAATGCAACAGCCAATACGGGTGCTGCAAATTCTGCAACATTCAGTGGTTTTTTACTTGACAACCTGGGAAATTTTACAACAGCAACCGGCAAGTCCGTTCTTGCTACACTTAATTTTTTACAAAGTAAAGGAGTTGCCAATATACTCGATGACACGGTGCTCATCACAACAGAAGACAAAAATGCGACCTTTCGCGTAGGCGGGGAGCTTTATATCCCGACAGGTATTATACAAAACACTGGAACAGCACCTACCATTCAGGTGACAGAAAAAGAGTACGGTCTTAAACTTACACTCACAAGCAAGTTTATGCAAACGGAGGGCTATATGCACATCAATGTAGATATTCAAGACAGTGCCATAGATACCAACCCTGCCAATAATGTTGCTCTAGGAGCCGGTATCTCCATTCCCTCTTTTATCAGTAAAAACATTCAGACAAATGTGGTTGTAAAATCTGAGCAGGTTATAGCACTCGGAGGTCGTCTGCACAGTGAAAATTCCAAAAGTGAAGAAAAAATTCCTTTGTTTGGAGATATTCCTTTACTGGGCGAACTTTTCAAGCATAAAGTTGAAAATTTAAATACAACAGATCTGATCTTTTTACTTGTCCCTGAGATTGTGGATGTCAATGAAGAGATAGACGACACCGACTTTTACAAAAATTTTAAAGCGCAAAGCAGTGTTTTTCATGCAAAGGTGACTGATACTCCGAAAAAAACTCCCTATACAGAGCAAAAGACTATAGAAGCGGCACCATCTGAAGTATCACATATTTCATTTCCCGCTCCGATTATAATAGATGAAGAAGAAAGTCTGCAAACTCCGCCGGAAGAGAATCCCACACAACAGACACAACAGACAGAGCAAAAGACAGCACAAAAGACACAAATAGCGGCACAAAAGACACATGAACTTACAATGACAATGCCAAAGAAGAAAGAAACAGAAGTAAAAAAAGAGACAAAACCTTCTCTTCAAACCTATGTAGTCAATACGAAAAAGATATTTCTCAGAAAAAAACCTGTTAACGGAAAGCGTGTCGATGTCTGGAAAGAAGGGCATAAATTTACATCAGACATCTCCAAAACAGTCAACGGTGCAAGCTGGTTAAAAGTAAAACAGGACTGTTACAGTACATGTAAAGATGTAAATGCAAGTGTATGGATTTCACAAAAATACACAAAAACACTATAA
- a CDS encoding DUF234 domain-containing protein: MTNTKLLEQFRSFYFKNYPDDMETQISYFAVFGGLDWDIDTTKPIEELLRILVLDNFEAIDRQMSALTLNNTLHRKLLKALATGDRRIFSAFNKAGLNNANGGAALNFLQEKGLIQLEYSREEHPRDKYPNTKLKREEARHRISHKVLFTHPFVRFWFYFVIPHIKEIEAQQYDAFFKDFTLRHNSYTSLVYEELSEVLLNYHLRDAHIRSSGSYWDAKIEIDILTITQNDRIYVGECKWTNHIINKKELHKIRDKCQKLGIEPTQIVLFSKRGFSKELTQLSGAGLALYSSEDFQALLKKRSLK; the protein is encoded by the coding sequence ATGACAAATACAAAACTTCTTGAGCAGTTTCGCTCTTTTTACTTCAAAAACTACCCCGATGATATGGAGACGCAGATCTCCTACTTCGCTGTATTTGGCGGACTTGACTGGGATATTGATACGACAAAGCCTATTGAAGAGCTGCTCCGGATTCTTGTATTGGACAATTTTGAAGCCATAGACAGACAGATGAGTGCACTTACACTGAACAACACCCTGCACAGAAAACTTCTCAAAGCGCTTGCAACAGGTGACAGACGCATTTTTTCTGCTTTTAACAAAGCCGGACTCAATAATGCAAACGGTGGAGCAGCTCTCAATTTTTTACAGGAAAAGGGCTTGATTCAGCTGGAGTATTCACGGGAAGAACATCCAAGAGACAAGTATCCAAACACCAAACTTAAACGCGAAGAAGCACGCCACCGTATTTCTCACAAAGTCCTTTTTACCCACCCTTTTGTCAGGTTTTGGTTTTACTTTGTCATACCCCATATCAAAGAAATTGAGGCACAGCAATATGATGCCTTTTTCAAAGATTTTACCCTGCGTCACAACAGTTATACCAGCCTGGTATACGAAGAACTTTCAGAGGTACTGCTGAACTATCATCTCCGTGATGCACATATACGCAGCAGCGGCAGTTACTGGGATGCAAAAATAGAGATAGACATACTCACAATCACTCAAAACGATCGTATTTATGTCGGAGAATGCAAATGGACAAACCATATCATCAACAAAAAAGAGCTGCATAAAATACGGGACAAATGCCAGAAACTTGGCATTGAACCGACCCAAATCGTTTTGTTCTCAAAACGGGGATTTTCCAAAGAGCTCACCCAGCTCAGCGGTGCAGGCCTGGCACTTTACAGCAGCGAGGATTTTCAGGCACTGCTTAAAAAACGCTCTCTAAAGTAA
- a CDS encoding J domain-containing protein, which translates to MEIVLRNNLILITTGFDTLNTSWMREFLNHHARGMLFLPKAVLVFQNKSLTQVRENFIRELSEFHAKTHDFNHEFFLRSMLKFGNQPIKIELNKMEEPETIKVHLYAYDKDTVLISLDSPNSWVLNYMRSQLEVYVERGTDISLVVDVSDFKSKARLERALNKRHILHYQIQYTYDNHFMSKLYSDFANFSFGDLCKASFDEEKKHFYTILECPIGASQDALKKSYKKLTKVYHPDKIFHESPYLVEHYTQKFQLLQEAYQALRVVS; encoded by the coding sequence ATGGAAATTGTTTTGCGCAATAATCTTATTCTTATCACTACAGGGTTTGATACCTTAAATACAAGTTGGATGAGAGAATTTTTAAATCATCATGCCCGTGGTATGCTCTTTTTACCTAAAGCTGTCCTTGTATTTCAAAATAAATCACTAACACAGGTCAGAGAAAATTTCATAAGAGAGTTAAGTGAATTTCATGCAAAAACACATGATTTCAATCATGAATTCTTCTTGCGTTCCATGTTAAAGTTTGGTAACCAGCCGATTAAAATAGAGCTCAACAAGATGGAAGAGCCTGAAACTATAAAAGTACACCTCTATGCGTATGATAAAGATACGGTGCTTATTTCATTAGACAGTCCAAATTCATGGGTACTCAACTATATGCGCTCACAGCTTGAAGTATATGTGGAGCGGGGAACAGACATCTCTTTGGTGGTGGATGTCAGTGATTTTAAGTCAAAAGCAAGACTGGAACGTGCTTTAAACAAGCGCCATATTTTGCATTATCAGATTCAGTATACCTATGACAACCATTTTATGTCCAAACTCTACTCGGATTTTGCAAATTTTTCTTTCGGAGATTTATGCAAAGCCTCTTTTGATGAAGAGAAAAAACATTTTTATACAATCCTGGAATGTCCTATAGGGGCTTCTCAGGATGCTTTGAAAAAAAGTTATAAAAAACTGACAAAAGTCTATCATCCGGACAAAATCTTCCATGAAAGCCCCTATCTTGTAGAACATTACACACAAAAATTTCAGTTACTGCAAGAAGCATATCAGGCACTGCGTGTTGTCAGTTAA
- the purF gene encoding amidophosphoribosyltransferase has product MRENMNEKCAVVGIFGHKEASKLAYFSLHSLQHRGQEAAGISSSDGEKLHTIKDRGLVMSVFNEDKLATLSGSSAIGHTRYSTAGNDSILDAQPVFARYDLGEMAIVHNGNLTNADEVRARLIKRGAIFQTFMDTENLIHLIAKSEQDKLLDRIIDAVKKIEGAFSLVFLSRTKMFAMRDRFGFRPLSLGRLANGGYIVASETCAFDLVGATFVRDVEPGELLIFEEGKAPQSVKIFEPTPKHCIFEYVYFARPDSSVFGQSVYECRKEMGKELAKIRPVEADLVIPVPDGGVPAAIGYAQESGIPYEMGIMRNHYIGRTFIEPTQEMRDLKVKMKLSPMTDIIKGKRVVVIDDSIVRGTTSRRIIRMLKEAGAKEVHMRVSSPPTTDPCFYGVDTPSKENLIAANMGVQEICDFIEADSLAYLDEASLLRSVNATQDIYCTACFTGKYIV; this is encoded by the coding sequence TTGCGCGAAAATATGAATGAAAAGTGTGCTGTTGTTGGGATTTTTGGTCATAAAGAGGCTTCAAAGTTAGCCTACTTTTCTCTTCATTCTCTCCAACACCGCGGACAGGAAGCAGCAGGTATCAGCTCATCTGATGGAGAAAAACTTCATACTATCAAAGACCGCGGACTTGTTATGAGCGTTTTTAATGAAGACAAACTTGCTACTTTAAGCGGGTCAAGCGCTATAGGCCACACCCGCTACTCTACAGCAGGAAATGATTCCATTCTTGATGCACAGCCTGTATTTGCAAGATATGATTTGGGTGAGATGGCAATTGTGCACAACGGTAACCTTACAAATGCTGATGAAGTGCGTGCCAGACTGATCAAACGCGGTGCAATTTTTCAGACATTTATGGATACTGAGAATCTTATTCATCTGATCGCCAAAAGTGAACAGGATAAACTGCTTGACAGAATTATAGACGCTGTTAAAAAAATAGAAGGTGCTTTTTCTCTGGTCTTTTTAAGCAGAACCAAAATGTTCGCTATGCGGGACCGTTTCGGTTTTCGACCTTTAAGTCTTGGGCGTTTGGCAAACGGCGGCTATATAGTGGCAAGCGAAACCTGTGCCTTTGACCTTGTGGGAGCTACCTTTGTCCGAGATGTGGAACCAGGAGAACTTCTGATTTTTGAAGAAGGCAAAGCGCCGCAAAGTGTAAAAATCTTTGAGCCGACACCAAAGCACTGTATCTTTGAATATGTCTATTTTGCCCGCCCTGACTCTTCTGTCTTCGGGCAGTCTGTATATGAATGCAGAAAAGAGATGGGAAAAGAGCTGGCAAAAATCCGCCCTGTTGAAGCGGACCTGGTCATTCCTGTACCTGATGGTGGCGTACCTGCTGCCATTGGATATGCACAGGAGAGTGGTATTCCCTATGAAATGGGAATTATGCGCAATCACTACATAGGGCGTACCTTTATAGAGCCGACACAGGAGATGCGTGATTTAAAAGTGAAAATGAAACTCTCTCCTATGACAGACATTATCAAAGGCAAAAGAGTTGTCGTTATAGATGACTCTATCGTCCGAGGCACAACTTCACGAAGAATCATCAGAATGCTTAAAGAAGCAGGGGCAAAAGAGGTCCATATGCGCGTCTCTTCTCCTCCGACTACCGATCCGTGTTTCTACGGTGTTGATACACCAAGCAAAGAGAATTTAATCGCTGCAAATATGGGTGTGCAGGAAATTTGTGATTTTATAGAAGCCGACTCTTTGGCATATCTGGATGAAGCATCACTCTTAAGAAGTGTAAATGCGACACAGGATATCTACTGTACAGCCTGTTTTACTGGAAAATATATCGTTTAA
- a CDS encoding TIGR01212 family radical SAM protein (This family includes YhcC from E. coli K-12, an uncharacterized radical SAM protein.): MEQIYTYGNYLKNKFGVKVHKVGINISGFTCPNIDGTVAKGGCTFCENDSFSASTDAVVELKGFHLNLESKENPFLQKQLKQLELQFDAISKRQTREYGAKKFLVYFQSFTNTYAPFETLKALYEKALSFDNVVGLSIGTRSDSITQETLAYLSDLAKDKEIWIEFGIQSVYDETLEKINRGHDSENVKEWIIKSKEAGLNVCGHLIFGLPGETQEMMLETSKAAYSWGIDSVKYHPLYVVKRTALANEFNRGEFTPISEQEYLDVLVKSLLMKPKNVNVQRVTAGIDDDSLLAPKWCRNKNQQIKNINAALKKVGLKY, translated from the coding sequence ATGGAACAAATTTATACATACGGTAATTACTTAAAAAACAAATTTGGCGTAAAAGTACACAAGGTTGGCATCAATATCTCCGGTTTCACCTGTCCCAATATTGATGGAACCGTGGCCAAAGGAGGCTGTACATTTTGCGAAAATGACTCTTTTTCAGCCAGCACGGATGCCGTTGTGGAATTGAAAGGATTTCACTTAAATCTTGAATCAAAAGAGAATCCTTTTTTGCAAAAACAGCTCAAACAGCTTGAACTGCAGTTTGATGCCATATCAAAACGCCAGACAAGAGAGTACGGTGCAAAAAAATTTCTTGTATACTTTCAATCATTTACAAATACCTATGCCCCTTTTGAAACCCTCAAAGCACTCTATGAAAAAGCGCTCTCTTTTGACAATGTGGTAGGCTTAAGCATCGGCACACGTTCTGACAGCATCACGCAAGAGACACTCGCCTATCTCTCAGACCTTGCCAAAGACAAAGAGATCTGGATTGAATTTGGCATTCAGTCTGTATATGATGAAACACTGGAAAAAATCAACCGAGGGCATGACAGCGAAAATGTAAAAGAGTGGATTATCAAATCAAAAGAGGCAGGTCTGAATGTTTGCGGACACCTTATCTTTGGTCTTCCGGGAGAAACGCAGGAGATGATGCTTGAAACCTCCAAAGCCGCTTATTCGTGGGGAATTGATTCTGTAAAATATCACCCTCTGTATGTTGTAAAACGCACTGCCTTGGCAAATGAGTTTAACCGTGGAGAGTTTACCCCAATCAGTGAGCAGGAATATCTTGATGTGCTTGTAAAATCTCTTCTGATGAAACCAAAAAATGTCAATGTCCAAAGAGTGACAGCAGGGATAGATGACGATTCTCTTTTGGCTCCAAAATGGTGCCGCAACAAGAACCAACAGATAAAAAACATTAACGCGGCACTTAAAAAAGTCGGATTAAAATACTGA
- a CDS encoding DUF2393 family protein produces MTLFNYWHYIVFFVIFLLSIGGIVSAVKQKNKKLVYSMIFSIILVTAFMAVFSVMIVDKYTKKVQLEKLHNKRLLSTEEIVYYGIVRNIGKFPIGKVTFEIKLVNKGHATGNVKGGNFYKPSGFMDFFSGGFGMGSHKPQTVTKKFVVARNLKPGQAKAFRVYFRYPPYFRSTAEFAKVYGH; encoded by the coding sequence ATGACACTCTTTAATTACTGGCACTATATAGTTTTCTTTGTAATCTTTTTACTGAGTATTGGCGGTATAGTGAGTGCAGTGAAACAAAAAAATAAAAAACTAGTCTATTCTATGATATTTTCTATTATTTTGGTGACTGCTTTTATGGCTGTTTTTTCTGTTATGATTGTTGATAAGTATACAAAAAAGGTACAATTGGAAAAACTGCACAACAAAAGGCTCTTGAGTACGGAAGAGATAGTCTATTACGGTATTGTTAGAAATATCGGAAAATTTCCTATAGGAAAAGTGACTTTTGAAATAAAACTTGTAAACAAAGGGCATGCAACAGGAAATGTAAAAGGCGGGAATTTTTATAAACCCAGCGGTTTTATGGACTTTTTTTCCGGAGGTTTCGGAATGGGATCACACAAACCGCAAACCGTTACGAAAAAATTTGTTGTTGCCAGAAATCTCAAACCCGGTCAGGCCAAAGCCTTTAGAGTCTATTTCAGGTATCCGCCCTATTTTAGAAGTACGGCAGAATTTGCAAAAGTGTACGGGCATTAA
- a CDS encoding DUF2393 domain-containing protein: protein MKEKLLAFIHGLIMYDYILFGVSFLLFLLFIILALLLRKKIILALFFVLFGFAILLLGPTLGYIEMHKYLFKNSVRLLSQKRLHFVEALVVKGSITNESKFDFSECKITAKVYRVTKNRYKNYLLRLKPFQKMSILEPDIPQGQTREFKIIIEPFVYKKDYNVSLEGNCK, encoded by the coding sequence ATGAAAGAGAAGCTGTTGGCATTTATTCATGGATTGATTATGTATGATTATATCCTATTTGGTGTCTCATTTCTTCTTTTTCTTCTTTTTATTATTCTTGCACTGCTCCTTCGAAAAAAGATAATTCTTGCGCTCTTTTTTGTTCTTTTCGGATTTGCAATACTTCTCCTTGGACCTACGCTTGGTTATATCGAGATGCACAAATATCTTTTTAAAAATTCAGTTCGGTTACTTTCGCAAAAAAGACTTCACTTTGTAGAGGCTTTGGTGGTCAAAGGAAGTATCACAAATGAATCCAAATTTGATTTTTCCGAGTGTAAAATCACTGCAAAAGTCTACAGGGTCACAAAGAACAGGTACAAAAACTATCTTTTACGATTAAAACCATTTCAAAAAATGTCGATTCTAGAACCTGATATACCACAAGGGCAGACTAGAGAGTTTAAAATTATCATAGAACCGTTTGTATATAAAAAAGACTATAATGTATCCCTGGAGGGAAATTGTAAATGA
- the hisIE gene encoding bifunctional phosphoribosyl-AMP cyclohydrolase/phosphoribosyl-ATP diphosphatase HisIE, translated as MQEIINRVDWQKQELLPVIVQDNTTNEVLMMAYMNKEALELSLKTKQAHYFSRSKQRIWKKGESSGHIQKIVSFFIDCDNDTLLIKVNQNGVACHTGRKSCFFTELQSGEITSEVEVNTEAAYGVIDTLYHTIQERKNADPATSWTAKLLSKGENTILKKVVEEAGEYCFAHKDNDEKEMVYEAADLTYHMLVALASKNISPDRIKQELARRFDMSGIAEKNARKE; from the coding sequence ATGCAGGAAATAATCAATAGAGTAGACTGGCAGAAGCAGGAGCTTCTGCCAGTCATTGTTCAAGACAACACGACCAATGAAGTGCTGATGATGGCCTACATGAACAAAGAGGCTCTGGAGCTTTCACTTAAAACAAAGCAGGCACACTATTTTTCAAGAAGCAAACAGCGTATATGGAAAAAAGGTGAGAGCAGTGGACATATACAGAAAATTGTCTCTTTTTTTATTGACTGTGACAATGACACCCTCTTGATAAAAGTCAATCAAAACGGGGTAGCCTGTCATACTGGTAGAAAATCATGTTTTTTTACAGAGCTGCAAAGCGGTGAGATTACTTCTGAAGTAGAAGTGAATACCGAAGCAGCATACGGTGTTATTGATACACTGTATCATACGATACAAGAGAGAAAAAATGCCGATCCTGCAACCTCATGGACGGCAAAACTTTTAAGCAAGGGTGAAAACACAATTTTGAAAAAAGTTGTTGAAGAAGCCGGAGAGTACTGTTTTGCACATAAAGACAATGATGAGAAGGAGATGGTGTATGAAGCGGCAGATTTAACCTACCATATGCTTGTGGCACTTGCTTCTAAAAATATATCGCCAGACAGAATAAAACAGGAACTTGCCCGTAGATTTGACATGAGTGGCATCGCTGAAAAAAACGCAAGAAAAGAGTAG
- a CDS encoding prohibitin family protein, whose amino-acid sequence MASDMNDYFNKKKSEGGGFKNSNSGGGSGPKGPQMPNLNFNFGGGKAALTYFLIAVAVMLILAKPFIIIQEGERGILSTNGKYQDQALLPGLHFIIPVIQKVYTVDTKVRIINYASRMETNSNASGIISKPAITVLDKRGLPVSIELTVQYRLNAQFAAQTISNWGFSWEDKIINPVVRDVVRNVVGKYDAESIPVMRNTIATAIELGIRESIKSLKNSPVILQSIQLRDILLPAKVKEQIERVQLAKQQVQQAEQEVQRAKQEALKRAAEARGIAEKARIEAQGKADAVTIEADANAKANILIAKSLTNKLLQLEQMKVQNKFNDALRVNKDAKIFLTPGGSTPNIWIDTKDTRKRTTAK is encoded by the coding sequence ATGGCATCAGATATGAATGACTATTTTAACAAGAAGAAAAGTGAAGGCGGAGGATTTAAAAACTCTAACTCAGGTGGTGGCAGTGGTCCAAAAGGACCTCAGATGCCAAATTTGAATTTTAATTTTGGCGGGGGAAAAGCAGCACTGACATATTTTTTGATTGCTGTTGCTGTTATGCTGATTTTGGCAAAGCCGTTTATTATCATTCAAGAGGGTGAACGCGGTATTTTAAGTACAAACGGGAAGTATCAAGATCAAGCTTTGCTTCCGGGACTGCATTTTATTATCCCTGTGATTCAAAAAGTATATACGGTAGATACGAAAGTGCGTATTATAAACTATGCTTCGCGTATGGAGACAAACTCAAATGCTTCGGGGATTATTTCAAAGCCTGCCATTACAGTGCTTGATAAACGGGGTCTGCCGGTCTCTATTGAATTGACTGTTCAGTACCGACTCAATGCACAGTTTGCCGCACAGACAATTTCAAACTGGGGATTCAGCTGGGAAGACAAAATAATCAATCCGGTTGTGCGTGATGTTGTTCGTAATGTAGTCGGAAAATATGATGCCGAATCGATTCCTGTAATGCGTAACACGATTGCAACGGCTATTGAACTGGGTATACGAGAAAGTATTAAGAGTTTGAAAAATTCGCCTGTTATTCTACAGTCTATTCAGCTTCGTGATATTTTACTTCCGGCAAAAGTAAAAGAGCAGATTGAAAGAGTACAACTTGCCAAACAACAGGTACAACAGGCAGAACAGGAAGTACAGCGTGCAAAACAAGAAGCACTCAAACGTGCTGCAGAAGCTCGCGGTATTGCAGAAAAGGCAAGAATTGAAGCACAGGGTAAAGCAGACGCTGTAACAATTGAAGCAGATGCCAATGCCAAAGCAAATATTTTAATAGCAAAATCATTAACCAACAAGCTTTTGCAGCTTGAACAGATGAAAGTACAAAACAAGTTTAATGATGCACTCAGAGTCAACAAAGATGCAAAAATATTCTTGACACCGGGCGGTTCGACTCCAAATATCTGGATAGACACCAAAGATACAAGAAAAAGAACCACGGCGAAATAA